In a single window of the Acetivibrio clariflavus DSM 19732 genome:
- a CDS encoding SDR family NAD(P)-dependent oxidoreductase: MEKTLKFIIENINTGNINKQIGIELLTLLKKESIKINEDIAIIGMALKMPMADTLEEYWENIKNGKDCITQFPTNRREDAEKYLYHRESAINDAKYYDAGFLNEIDKFDYKFFRMTPKQAALMDPNQRLLLEIIYKAIEDAGYGGSKLVGSKTGVYVGHANNDVESYGRQIYELEPESIQVSMTGILPAILPSRISYLLDLKGPTYLIDTACSSALTAIHLACQGLSNGDCDMAIVAGVRLVIIPIDDENRKLGIESSTGRTMAFDERADGAGLGEGVAAIILKPLSKALEDRDNIYAVIKSSAVNQDGTSAGITAPNSAAQGDVIVKAWRDGGIDPKTISYIEAHGTGTRIGDPIEIEGIQKAFRKYTDKKQFCAIGSVKTNIGHLFECAGLAGIIKVVLAMKNKQIPPTINFEFPNSRINFEESPVYIVDKLTKWDKEDYPRRAGISAFGFSGTNAHIVLEEAPEVICTENLVNSGSFIFTLSAKGKNLLNEQIKKYYEYLNSGVDYRIGDICYTASTGRGHYNFRLAFVVGSVNELKECLETAVLEGIEKLERGKVFFGEHKISQSKQQVGEAFELTEEEKKIYDDKAKELINEYIEKGKVDRSILEEICKLYVEGADIVWDDLYKDEDVRKVSLPTYQFERTRCWLDLPEIPEYEKKIDKDHLYFGFYWEEDELQKKEITPEQDTVLILKDENGKGEILAQILKEYGRKVKTVSIGEEYKKLDDDNYIARNKEDDFVTVLNDVEWNGRIQIVHMLSLGVNCENGIEGVDKKIESGVISLYYLTRAIMKSNISKEVELSLISNCVSDVTGSHETIVPENAALFGLGRAIRNEISLIKCRCIDIDEQTELFNIAMDLIINGDFYETAYRNGKRYVQKFDSLDIKDCPDKRVEIKSEGVYIITGGLGGIALAVAKSLALKNKVNIALISRSKIPEREKWDEILNDGTDKKLCNRIIAIKEIEELGSKVTCFSADVKDIDKVSVIVEKLRQDFGKINGIIHSAGIPGDNFVVQKEEKAFREVLSPKIHGTWILDKLTEKDDLDFLILFSSVASVLPAPGQGDYAAANAYLDSFAAYRENLGKRTLVVNWVAWKETGMAYDTGTNIDTAFKALYTDKAIDALFTVLNKGVQRVLIGELNYDDKMIYLLQKYPLKISERIKSAIGIQSSKEKDNKVNKKKDAAVVELRGRSDNDYTETEKLIGQIWSEALGYTQIDINDNFIELGGDSIMAMNLVTQIAKATGVKLNISEVLSYMTIYELAKYMDEKYLKGNSEEIECNNKYAFIGKSEEREYYPLSAAQKRMYLLNQLDETSTNYNLTEVMLFEGDLDIERFEDTIKKLIKRHEIFRTTYELVDGEPVQKIHNDVEFYVEHLTINEREVNEKPLEDIAEHIRKSFVRPFNLSSAPLLRVGVAKLGDGKYLVIIDRHHIISDAVSRRVFKEEFVKLYIGENLPEPKLQYRDYSIWQNELRNKGIIKKQEEYWLDVFKGKLPVLNIPTDFERPKIQSFEGDKFYFTVDEKLKNSLDELAAKTETTLFMILISAYNILLSKYSGSEDIIVGTPMAGREHPDLENMMGMLVNTVALRSYPSYDKTFEEFLREVKINTLRAMDNQEYQFDELVEKLGIERDPGRNPLFDTLFVLQNVGEPEVYIDNIKLTNLELKNNTSKFDLSIEAYETQEKIFFNIEYCTKLFKKETINRFSTDYIKILNKIADNSNIKIGDISLIEDFNKLESVIDSEVNFSF, encoded by the coding sequence ATGGAAAAGACTTTAAAATTTATTATTGAGAATATAAATACAGGAAATATCAATAAGCAAATAGGAATAGAATTATTAACTTTGCTAAAAAAAGAAAGTATAAAAATTAATGAAGATATAGCTATTATTGGCATGGCGCTTAAGATGCCAATGGCAGATACCTTGGAAGAGTATTGGGAGAACATAAAAAACGGAAAAGATTGCATAACCCAATTTCCTACTAATAGAAGAGAAGATGCAGAAAAATATTTGTATCATAGAGAGTCGGCAATAAATGATGCAAAATATTATGATGCAGGATTTCTTAATGAAATAGACAAGTTTGACTATAAATTTTTCCGAATGACTCCAAAACAAGCGGCATTGATGGATCCTAATCAGCGTTTGCTACTTGAAATTATATACAAAGCGATAGAGGATGCAGGATATGGCGGAAGCAAACTTGTTGGCAGCAAGACCGGTGTATATGTAGGCCATGCTAATAATGATGTTGAGTCTTATGGAAGACAGATATATGAACTGGAGCCGGAATCCATTCAGGTATCAATGACAGGAATTTTGCCGGCTATTTTACCAAGCAGAATATCTTATCTTTTGGATTTGAAAGGACCGACGTATTTAATTGATACAGCTTGTTCATCTGCTCTTACTGCTATACATTTGGCATGCCAAGGATTGTCAAATGGAGATTGTGACATGGCTATTGTCGCTGGTGTAAGATTGGTTATTATACCTATAGATGATGAGAACAGAAAACTTGGGATAGAATCTTCCACAGGGAGGACAATGGCCTTTGATGAAAGAGCGGATGGTGCAGGTTTAGGGGAAGGTGTAGCTGCAATAATACTTAAACCATTAAGTAAAGCATTAGAAGATAGGGATAATATATATGCTGTTATAAAAAGTAGTGCCGTTAACCAAGATGGAACTTCAGCGGGTATTACTGCGCCAAATTCTGCTGCCCAGGGTGATGTAATCGTTAAGGCATGGAGAGATGGAGGTATTGATCCTAAGACAATATCATATATTGAAGCTCATGGGACAGGAACAAGGATAGGAGATCCCATTGAGATTGAAGGTATTCAGAAAGCATTCAGAAAGTATACTGATAAAAAGCAGTTTTGTGCTATAGGCTCTGTAAAAACAAACATCGGCCATTTATTTGAATGTGCCGGTTTAGCAGGAATAATAAAAGTAGTGTTGGCTATGAAAAATAAGCAAATACCACCAACAATAAATTTTGAATTTCCCAATAGCAGGATTAATTTTGAGGAATCACCTGTTTATATAGTTGATAAATTGACAAAATGGGATAAAGAAGACTATCCAAGAAGGGCAGGTATAAGTGCTTTCGGTTTTAGCGGAACCAATGCTCATATAGTATTGGAAGAAGCTCCGGAGGTTATATGCACAGAGAATTTAGTGAACTCAGGTTCTTTTATATTTACGCTTTCAGCAAAAGGGAAAAATTTATTGAATGAGCAGATAAAAAAATACTATGAATATTTAAATTCAGGAGTTGACTATAGAATTGGTGATATTTGTTACACAGCAAGTACAGGAAGAGGACATTATAATTTTCGCTTAGCTTTTGTTGTGGGAAGTGTGAATGAATTAAAGGAATGTTTAGAGACCGCAGTTCTTGAAGGAATCGAAAAACTAGAAAGAGGAAAAGTGTTTTTTGGAGAACATAAGATTTCTCAAAGTAAACAACAGGTAGGAGAGGCTTTTGAACTTACGGAAGAGGAAAAGAAAATTTACGATGATAAAGCAAAAGAATTAATAAATGAGTATATTGAGAAAGGAAAAGTTGACAGATCAATCCTTGAAGAGATTTGCAAGTTGTATGTTGAAGGTGCTGATATAGTTTGGGATGATCTTTATAAAGATGAAGATGTAAGAAAGGTAAGCTTGCCTACTTATCAGTTTGAAAGAACCAGATGTTGGTTGGATTTGCCTGAAATTCCGGAATATGAAAAAAAGATAGATAAAGACCACTTATACTTCGGCTTTTATTGGGAAGAAGATGAATTACAGAAAAAAGAGATTACTCCCGAACAGGATACAGTACTTATATTAAAAGATGAAAATGGAAAAGGGGAAATTTTAGCTCAAATATTAAAAGAATATGGCAGAAAGGTTAAAACTGTTTCAATAGGTGAGGAATATAAAAAATTAGATGATGATAATTACATTGCAAGAAATAAAGAGGATGACTTTGTTACGGTTCTCAATGATGTAGAATGGAACGGTAGAATTCAAATAGTGCATATGCTTTCATTAGGAGTTAATTGTGAAAATGGAATAGAGGGTGTTGATAAAAAAATTGAAAGTGGTGTAATAAGCTTATATTATTTGACTAGGGCAATTATGAAAAGTAATATTTCAAAAGAAGTTGAACTATCACTAATTTCCAATTGTGTTAGTGATGTAACAGGCAGCCATGAAACAATAGTACCTGAGAATGCTGCACTGTTTGGTTTGGGCAGAGCTATCAGAAATGAGATTTCTTTGATAAAGTGCAGATGTATAGATATCGACGAGCAAACAGAACTCTTTAATATTGCTATGGATTTAATAATTAACGGAGATTTTTATGAGACTGCATATCGTAATGGCAAAAGATATGTACAGAAATTTGATAGTTTAGATATTAAAGATTGTCCTGATAAAAGAGTGGAAATTAAGAGTGAAGGAGTATACATAATAACCGGAGGTTTAGGAGGTATAGCTCTTGCCGTCGCAAAGTCCCTTGCTTTAAAAAACAAGGTTAATATTGCATTAATAAGTCGTTCGAAGATTCCTGAACGAGAGAAATGGGATGAGATTTTAAATGACGGTACTGATAAAAAGTTGTGCAACAGAATTATTGCTATTAAGGAAATAGAGGAATTAGGCTCAAAAGTTACTTGTTTTAGTGCTGATGTAAAAGATATTGATAAGGTTAGTGTGATTGTCGAAAAATTACGACAAGATTTTGGAAAAATAAATGGAATAATCCACAGTGCTGGTATTCCGGGTGATAATTTTGTTGTGCAAAAAGAAGAAAAGGCATTTAGAGAGGTCCTTTCACCTAAAATACATGGAACATGGATTTTAGATAAACTTACTGAAAAAGATGATTTGGACTTCTTGATATTATTCTCTTCAGTTGCATCAGTTTTACCTGCTCCGGGACAAGGTGATTATGCAGCTGCGAACGCTTATTTGGACTCTTTTGCTGCGTATAGAGAGAACTTAGGAAAAAGAACCCTGGTGGTGAACTGGGTTGCATGGAAGGAAACAGGAATGGCTTATGACACCGGTACTAATATCGATACTGCCTTTAAAGCTTTATATACTGATAAAGCTATTGATGCTTTGTTTACCGTCTTAAATAAAGGTGTACAGAGGGTTCTCATAGGCGAACTGAATTATGATGATAAAATGATTTATTTACTTCAAAAATACCCGCTTAAAATTTCAGAACGTATTAAGAGTGCGATTGGAATTCAGAGTTCAAAAGAAAAGGATAATAAAGTTAACAAGAAAAAGGATGCTGCTGTCGTTGAATTAAGAGGAAGAAGTGACAATGATTACACTGAAACTGAAAAGTTGATTGGTCAAATATGGAGTGAAGCTCTTGGTTATACACAAATAGATATCAATGATAACTTTATTGAACTAGGCGGAGATTCCATAATGGCAATGAATTTAGTAACTCAGATAGCAAAAGCTACCGGAGTGAAGCTTAATATTTCAGAGGTACTAAGTTATATGACTATCTACGAATTAGCAAAATATATGGATGAAAAATATTTAAAAGGCAATTCGGAAGAAATCGAATGTAATAATAAATATGCCTTTATTGGCAAAAGTGAAGAGAGAGAGTATTATCCATTATCGGCTGCACAAAAACGCATGTATTTGTTGAACCAGCTTGATGAGACAAGTACCAATTATAATTTGACGGAGGTAATGTTATTCGAAGGAGATTTAGACATCGAGCGTTTTGAAGATACAATTAAAAAATTGATCAAAAGACACGAAATATTTAGAACTACTTATGAATTGGTGGATGGCGAACCTGTTCAAAAAATACATAATGATGTGGAGTTTTATGTAGAGCATTTGACTATAAATGAAAGAGAAGTAAATGAAAAGCCACTAGAAGATATAGCTGAACATATTAGAAAAAGCTTTGTAAGACCATTCAATTTAAGTTCTGCACCTTTACTTAGGGTGGGAGTTGCAAAATTGGGTGATGGTAAATACCTGGTTATTATTGACAGACATCACATTATTTCTGATGCTGTTTCAAGAAGGGTGTTTAAAGAGGAATTTGTGAAGCTGTATATTGGAGAAAATTTGCCTGAGCCAAAGCTTCAATATAGGGATTATTCAATTTGGCAAAATGAATTGAGAAATAAAGGTATCATAAAGAAACAGGAAGAATATTGGTTAGATGTTTTTAAAGGTAAATTACCTGTACTAAATATTCCTACTGATTTTGAAAGACCTAAAATTCAAAGCTTTGAAGGTGATAAATTTTATTTTACTGTGGATGAAAAGCTAAAAAATTCGCTGGACGAACTTGCTGCAAAAACAGAGACAACTCTCTTCATGATTTTGATTTCTGCTTATAATATATTATTATCAAAATATTCAGGAAGCGAAGATATAATTGTAGGTACACCTATGGCAGGAAGAGAACACCCGGATTTGGAAAATATGATGGGTATGCTTGTAAATACAGTGGCTTTAAGGAGTTATCCATCGTATGACAAAACATTTGAAGAATTCTTGCGAGAAGTAAAAATAAATACTTTAAGAGCTATGGATAATCAAGAATACCAATTTGATGAACTGGTTGAAAAATTAGGTATTGAAAGAGACCCGGGCAGAAATCCATTGTTTGATACTCTATTTGTATTGCAAAATGTGGGTGAACCGGAAGTGTATATTGATAATATAAAGCTTACAAACTTAGAACTAAAGAATAATACTTCAAAATTTGACCTTTCTATTGAAGCATACGAGACTCAGGAAAAAATATTCTTTAACATAGAATACTGTACAAAACTATTTAAAAAAGAGACAATAAATAGATTTTCTACAGATTATATAAAGATTTTAAATAAAATAGCAGACAATAGTAATATAAAGATTGGAGATATATCGCTTATAGAAGATTTTAATAAACTCGAAAGTGTAATAGATTCAGAAGTTA
- a CDS encoding type I polyketide synthase gives MEKVKRYIYQQVAEKKLSVSDAKSMLMDIQKYSDNVTEDIAIIGMACRFPMADNTKEFWNNLVNGVESIRAFPDIRRKDTDCRLKKNAEEHDDPYQHQGYLNRIDEFDAAFFNITPKEATLMDPAHRIMLETVWEALEDAGIAGKNIIGSDTGVFIGKAHLGEPLYKDFMNELDPVAFTGMISSTISGRISYLFDLKSINMVIDTACSSSLVAVHNACKALQNKECKMAIVGGVSLSLFPSEDNRIEMMESPDYKLKPFDKEANGTVWGEGIGVLILKPIKKAIEDKDNIYAVIKGSASNSDGTSNGMTAPNAIAQENLLITAWERAGVTPETIQYIETHGTGTSLGDPIEIKGISNAFKRTTSKKQFCGIGSVKANIGHLIGASGIASLIKVVLCLKHQVIPPTINFDMPNSFINFIDSPVYINDTLRKWERSEYPRRAGVSSFGLSGTNCHVVVEEYLDENVRDDCENDFPLVFTLAAKNQEALYEMIKRYNLFITENININVRNICYTVNTGRSHFEHRLAFVVRSKSDFLNKIKILKDLELKSGNHEGFYYNAHKILMEHKANSIDKGMTSEEIKRFSNMANKKLSEFVQTGRTNLMLLEEVCSLYVDGADVEWELLFKDMSVKKISLPFYPFSKKRYWVANSKKNNIEEVLENEIYFGLKWKEELLDQTSLDLVDKVTVIFKAKQGYGDRICSILRSERSNVIEVEFGEMFSKVEEKKYVIRNSETDFKHLFDDIGKERIHQIIHLLSVDDKSIIDDVEDLKQKVNRNFYNLFYLCKTIKNSNTIAEPIDFVLVTLCADSVIEDENVISENAVMYGLIKGISREYPLLKFRYIDVDESSLENDDLIKEFNAKNQLYNVAYRQNKRYVQEFVAIDIEKEKGNNVQIKNEGVYVITGGLGGIGLEIAKFIASKNNVKLVLINRSKLPDRKLWSHINESKDEKLYKVIKAIEAIESNGSEVIIYSADVSDMDSMTSIVSEIKDKYGGINGIIHSAGVSGQGFILEKKEEEINTIFDSKIYGTWVLDKVTEECNMDFFVLFSSIATVFTAPGQADYAAANCYMDSFAVNRNRRGKKTCVIDWVAWKDTGMAAKNKVNIDTMFKAIKTETAIKAFDCILHKDIERVIVGEMNYGSKMLNFIDGHFLKISEQIKLRIDAGKKIKSNNTNLTVEAKEVLNAGRDYKETEKIIKQVFMDVLGFEDINVNDNFFELGADSILLSQVYNELKKIYSGSINITDIFENYTISKLAAYINESLNPKNEAAPKEKDIEAEISAALSKMESGELSVDNVVEILKKV, from the coding sequence GTGGAAAAAGTAAAAAGATATATATATCAACAGGTTGCAGAAAAAAAATTGTCTGTTAGTGATGCTAAATCAATGTTGATGGATATACAAAAGTACTCGGATAACGTAACAGAAGATATTGCTATTATAGGTATGGCTTGTAGGTTTCCGATGGCTGATAATACAAAAGAGTTTTGGAATAATCTGGTGAATGGGGTGGAAAGCATACGAGCTTTCCCTGACATTAGACGTAAAGACACAGACTGTAGGCTGAAAAAAAATGCCGAAGAACATGATGACCCATATCAACATCAAGGGTATTTGAACAGGATAGATGAGTTTGATGCTGCGTTTTTTAATATTACGCCAAAGGAAGCAACTCTAATGGACCCTGCGCATAGGATTATGCTTGAAACAGTTTGGGAGGCTTTGGAAGATGCAGGGATTGCAGGGAAAAACATAATTGGTTCTGATACAGGAGTTTTCATTGGCAAAGCACATTTGGGTGAACCTTTGTATAAAGATTTTATGAATGAACTTGATCCTGTAGCTTTTACCGGAATGATATCGTCGACAATATCCGGTAGAATATCTTATCTTTTTGATTTAAAAAGTATTAATATGGTTATTGATACGGCATGTTCATCGTCTCTAGTTGCAGTTCATAATGCTTGTAAGGCTTTGCAAAACAAGGAATGCAAAATGGCAATAGTCGGAGGCGTGAGTTTAAGTCTCTTTCCGTCAGAAGATAATAGAATTGAAATGATGGAATCTCCTGACTATAAATTAAAGCCTTTTGATAAAGAAGCTAACGGCACTGTTTGGGGAGAAGGTATTGGAGTTCTCATTCTCAAACCCATAAAGAAAGCAATTGAAGACAAAGATAATATTTATGCAGTTATTAAAGGCAGTGCAAGCAATAGTGACGGAACTTCTAATGGAATGACCGCGCCAAATGCAATTGCACAGGAAAATCTCCTTATAACTGCGTGGGAAAGAGCCGGAGTAACTCCTGAGACAATCCAATATATAGAGACTCATGGTACAGGAACTTCACTAGGGGATCCAATAGAGATCAAAGGAATTTCTAATGCTTTTAAAAGAACTACAAGCAAAAAACAGTTTTGTGGAATTGGTTCTGTTAAAGCAAATATTGGACATTTAATTGGAGCTTCGGGAATAGCCTCACTGATAAAAGTGGTATTGTGCTTAAAACATCAGGTTATTCCTCCTACAATAAATTTTGATATGCCTAATTCATTTATTAATTTTATTGACTCGCCGGTCTATATAAATGACACTTTGAGAAAATGGGAGAGGAGTGAATATCCCAGAAGAGCCGGAGTGAGTTCTTTTGGTTTGAGTGGAACCAATTGTCATGTAGTAGTTGAAGAATATTTAGATGAAAATGTGCGAGATGATTGCGAAAACGATTTTCCTTTGGTTTTTACACTAGCGGCTAAAAATCAGGAAGCGCTTTATGAGATGATTAAAAGATATAATTTGTTTATTACAGAAAACATAAACATAAATGTTCGAAATATTTGCTATACCGTAAACACAGGCAGGAGTCATTTTGAACACAGACTAGCGTTTGTTGTCAGGAGCAAGAGTGATTTTCTGAATAAAATAAAAATATTAAAAGACTTAGAATTAAAAAGTGGCAATCATGAAGGTTTTTATTATAATGCACATAAAATTCTGATGGAGCATAAAGCTAATTCTATCGATAAAGGAATGACATCGGAAGAGATAAAAAGATTTAGCAATATGGCAAATAAAAAACTTTCGGAATTTGTCCAGACAGGAAGAACTAATCTGATGCTTTTAGAAGAAGTGTGCAGTCTATATGTTGACGGTGCTGATGTGGAATGGGAATTATTATTCAAAGATATGTCTGTGAAAAAGATAAGTCTGCCATTTTATCCATTCAGCAAAAAAAGATACTGGGTAGCAAATTCTAAAAAGAATAATATTGAAGAAGTCCTGGAAAATGAGATATATTTTGGTTTAAAATGGAAGGAAGAACTTCTGGATCAAACTTCATTGGATTTAGTGGATAAAGTAACCGTTATTTTTAAGGCTAAACAAGGTTATGGAGATAGGATTTGTAGTATTTTGAGAAGTGAACGAAGTAATGTTATTGAAGTAGAATTTGGTGAAATGTTTAGTAAAGTTGAAGAAAAAAAATATGTTATAAGGAATAGCGAAACAGATTTTAAGCACTTGTTCGATGATATTGGAAAGGAAAGAATACATCAGATAATTCATTTGTTATCGGTGGATGATAAATCTATAATTGATGATGTTGAAGATTTAAAGCAAAAAGTAAATAGGAACTTTTATAATTTGTTTTATTTGTGTAAGACAATAAAAAACAGTAACACTATAGCTGAACCAATAGATTTTGTACTGGTAACTCTATGTGCTGACTCAGTAATCGAGGATGAAAATGTTATATCTGAAAATGCTGTTATGTATGGGCTTATTAAAGGGATATCGAGAGAGTATCCATTGTTAAAGTTTAGATATATTGATGTTGATGAGTCTAGCTTGGAGAACGATGATTTGATTAAAGAATTTAATGCAAAAAATCAGTTGTATAATGTTGCTTATCGTCAAAATAAAAGATATGTTCAAGAATTTGTAGCTATTGATATTGAAAAAGAAAAAGGAAATAATGTCCAAATAAAAAATGAAGGTGTTTATGTTATTACGGGAGGTTTGGGTGGAATCGGTCTTGAAATTGCAAAATTTATTGCTTCAAAAAATAATGTAAAACTTGTTTTGATCAATAGATCAAAGTTACCTGATAGAAAATTGTGGAGTCATATAAATGAAAGCAAAGATGAAAAGTTGTATAAAGTCATTAAGGCAATTGAAGCTATAGAGTCAAATGGATCGGAAGTTATAATATATAGCGCGGATGTATCTGATATGGATTCTATGACGAGTATTGTTAGTGAGATAAAAGACAAGTATGGTGGAATCAATGGAATAATACATAGTGCAGGTGTTTCAGGACAAGGATTCATATTGGAAAAGAAGGAAGAAGAGATAAATACAATATTTGATTCCAAAATTTATGGAACTTGGGTGCTTGATAAAGTTACTGAAGAGTGTAATATGGACTTTTTCGTGCTATTTTCATCAATAGCAACTGTGTTTACTGCGCCTGGACAAGCAGATTACGCAGCAGCAAATTGCTATATGGATTCCTTCGCAGTAAACAGAAACAGACGAGGTAAAAAAACATGTGTTATTGACTGGGTTGCATGGAAAGATACCGGAATGGCTGCAAAAAACAAAGTTAATATTGATACCATGTTTAAAGCGATAAAAACTGAAACAGCAATAAAAGCGTTTGATTGTATATTACATAAGGATATAGAAAGAGTAATTGTGGGAGAAATGAATTATGGAAGTAAGATGCTTAATTTTATTGACGGACATTTTTTAAAGATATCCGAGCAAATAAAACTAAGAATTGATGCCGGTAAAAAAATAAAAAGCAATAATACTAATTTGACTGTAGAAGCTAAAGAAGTATTAAATGCCGGAAGAGACTATAAAGAAACAGAAAAAATAATTAAGCAGGTATTTATGGATGTTTTGGGGTTCGAGGATATTAATGTTAATGATAACTTTTTCGAATTGGGTGCAGATTCTATACTTTTAAGCCAGGTATATAACGAGCTGAAAAAAATATATTCAGGAAGTATAAATATAACAGACATTTTCGAAAACTATACAATTTCAAAACTGGCTGCTTATATTAATGAGAGCCTTAATCCAAAAAATGAAGCAGCTCCAAAAGAAAAAGATATTGAAGCAGAAATAAGTGCTGCCCTTTCTAAAATGGAAAGTGGTGAATTGTCAGTTGATAATGTAGTGGAGATATTAAAAAAGGTTTAA
- a CDS encoding M20/M25/M40 family metallo-hydrolase, giving the protein MENDVLIIHKIPRLVHIFIIICIISFSVFVGFYQLKPPDPEPADISLTQFSSGRAMEYLENIAVKPHPVGSEEHSRVRDYITEKVKEFGFKAEIHSSNPSVENIFVKVDGKGKSKDTILISAHYDTVPGAPGAGDNGSGVAVLLESLRVLKASEKLRNNIIFLFTDGEETGLYGSKAFIREYPYIDDIKIVLNFDGKGCSGYSLMFNTGKNNRWIVKEFAKAAPYPIAFSSSIKAADDAFGLNDFDGFKEINKQGLNFIFNKGLYAYHSKKDTITNLDERVIQHHGTNAVSLLKHFGNMDLEAEMRNEGDAIYFNIMRSLIVVYPKIWAIPLAILTVGLFGLLVWIGLKNNMFTIKGIVQGLICFVISLIFTFEIITIIESSTERVFKNHLEKILFNDFGDIFLASFAFLTIAIVSLIYNFLGKRISTLELLFGSFAYWIGMSLYYSVFEFGTSYLYTWPILLGLIGISVVVLYKEKTVKIRSFYIAFLLTAVPYFVLFTPAIYTYYVDQTLRLSGIYMWMFVLGLGIIMPYIYIVFKRKLWVLPVVSASLSAVIFAVGSLSLLN; this is encoded by the coding sequence ATGGAGAACGATGTTTTGATAATTCATAAAATACCAAGATTAGTACATATTTTTATAATTATATGCATTATTTCGTTTTCGGTTTTTGTAGGTTTTTATCAACTAAAACCCCCAGACCCGGAACCAGCTGATATTTCTCTTACACAGTTTTCTTCCGGAAGAGCAATGGAGTACTTAGAAAATATTGCAGTGAAACCCCATCCTGTTGGTTCTGAAGAACACTCGAGGGTTAGGGATTATATCACAGAAAAAGTAAAAGAATTCGGTTTTAAAGCGGAAATTCATAGTTCAAATCCGAGTGTGGAAAATATTTTTGTTAAAGTAGATGGAAAGGGAAAAAGCAAAGATACCATACTTATTTCAGCTCACTATGATACGGTCCCAGGTGCTCCGGGAGCAGGCGATAATGGTTCGGGAGTAGCAGTGCTTCTTGAAAGTTTAAGAGTATTGAAAGCATCTGAGAAGCTTAGAAATAATATAATTTTTCTATTTACTGATGGTGAGGAAACTGGATTGTATGGTTCAAAGGCTTTTATAAGGGAATATCCATATATAGATGATATAAAAATTGTTTTGAATTTTGATGGTAAAGGTTGCTCTGGTTATTCATTAATGTTTAATACAGGCAAGAATAATAGATGGATAGTAAAGGAGTTTGCAAAGGCAGCACCATATCCTATTGCTTTTTCTTCTTCCATTAAGGCAGCGGATGATGCTTTTGGATTGAATGATTTTGATGGTTTTAAAGAAATAAATAAGCAGGGATTGAATTTTATTTTCAATAAAGGTCTCTATGCCTATCATTCAAAAAAAGATACTATCACTAATTTGGATGAAAGAGTAATACAACATCACGGCACGAATGCAGTAAGTCTTTTAAAGCATTTTGGAAATATGGATCTTGAAGCTGAAATGAGAAATGAGGGTGATGCCATATATTTTAATATTATGAGATCATTAATTGTTGTTTATCCAAAGATCTGGGCTATTCCATTAGCAATACTGACAGTTGGTTTATTTGGTTTGCTAGTGTGGATTGGCTTAAAAAATAATATGTTTACAATAAAAGGCATAGTTCAAGGTTTAATATGTTTTGTTATAAGTCTTATATTTACTTTCGAAATTATAACAATAATAGAATCCAGTACTGAGAGAGTATTTAAAAATCACTTGGAAAAGATTCTATTTAATGATTTTGGGGATATATTTTTAGCATCATTTGCATTTTTGACAATTGCAATTGTTTCCTTAATATACAATTTTTTGGGTAAAAGGATAAGTACGCTCGAGCTGTTGTTTGGTTCTTTTGCTTATTGGATCGGTATGTCATTATATTATTCTGTTTTTGAATTTGGAACAAGCTATCTATATACTTGGCCAATATTATTAGGTCTTATAGGTATAAGTGTAGTTGTCCTGTATAAGGAGAAAACAGTGAAAATAAGGAGTTTCTATATAGCATTTTTACTTACCGCAGTACCGTATTTTGTATTATTTACGCCAGCTATTTATACGTATTATGTAGATCAGACTTTGCGTCTTTCAGGTATATATATGTGGATGTTTGTATTGGGGTTGGGAATTATAATGCCATATATTTATATAGTTTTTAAACGGAAATTATGGGTATTACCGGTGGTGTCTGCTTCTTTAAGTGCAGTAATATTTGCTGTAGGAAGCTTAAGTCTTTTGAATTAA